The Flavobacterium psychrophilum genome includes a region encoding these proteins:
- a CDS encoding haloacid dehalogenase produces the protein MPKKAIIYDLDNTIFPVSSIGEKLFGPLFDAIAESGQHNDSMDAIKYAIMRTPFRIVAQRHNLSDELTQKGIDIQETIDYKDEMNTFEDYPEIKNIPGERFLVTTGFKTMQLSKIRQLGISDDFKEIHVVNPVETTKKDVFADILKRYNYQPDEVLVVGDDSESEIAAAKALGIPTVLYDKNDMQDASAADFKIEHFAQLRDIYLNS, from the coding sequence ATGCCTAAGAAAGCCATTATTTACGACCTTGATAATACTATATTCCCCGTTAGCTCTATTGGAGAGAAACTGTTCGGACCTTTGTTTGATGCAATTGCCGAAAGCGGTCAGCATAACGATAGCATGGATGCTATTAAATATGCCATCATGCGAACGCCTTTCCGCATTGTAGCACAACGCCATAATTTAAGCGATGAACTTACACAAAAGGGAATTGATATTCAGGAAACTATAGATTATAAGGATGAAATGAATACATTTGAAGACTATCCTGAAATTAAAAATATTCCCGGAGAACGCTTCCTGGTTACTACTGGCTTTAAAACCATGCAGCTCAGCAAGATCAGGCAATTAGGCATCAGCGACGACTTTAAAGAAATACATGTAGTTAACCCTGTGGAGACTACCAAAAAAGACGTTTTTGCCGATATACTGAAACGCTACAACTACCAGCCGGATGAAGTGCTTGTAGTAGGCGATGATTCTGAATCTGAAATTGCTGCTGCCAAGGCACTCGGCATACCAACGGTGCTGTATGATAAGAATGATATGCAGGATGCCTCTGCCGCAGATTTTAAGATAGAACACTTTGCACAACTTAGAGATATTTACCTAAACTCATAA